TTCTCCAAAAGATTAAAACCACCGGCACAATTAGACCCACAGGATATGATGGTAAATGGCAAGAATTAATTGACCTAATGGCCGTTGTCACCGATGAACCCCCAGACTTTTATTTTCCTGAACCTAATTATTTGCCTATAGATAGAGCTTTTCTCACGGAATATATCGGACAAATTCTCGATGATTCCCCTATACACCAAGGAGTTAAATACACCTATGGTCAAAGATTGCGCTCTTGGTTTGGCCGGGACCAAATTGCACAGGTTATCAATAAATTAATCTCAGAAATTGATGCAGCTAGTGCAGTCATGTCCCTCTGGGATGTGAAAGACCACGAAAAGGGAGGTAGTCCCTGTTTAAATCATATTTGGGTGCGAGTGGTGGAAAATGAATTATCTCTCACCGCAATATTTAGAAGTAATGATATGTTTGCCGCTTGGCCGGCAAATGCCATGGGATTGCGTGCTTTACAGCAACATATTAGAGATGAGATTAGCAAGCGCTCCGACTACAATTTATCCATGGGTCCATTAATTACTATCAGTCAATCGGCCCATATATACGATGATACTTGGGAAAATGTCGAACGATTAATCGCCACCCAGTACGATAAAATTGTCAATCAGCGCGATTTCTTTGACCCTAGTGGTAACTTTTTGATTTCTGTGGAAAAAGAACAAATTCTTGTCCAACAAACTACCCCCGGCAGCGGGGAAGTTGTCGCTTGTTATCAAAGCAAAAATCCCCTGAAATTAATCCGCGAGATTGCCGCTACCAATCCCGCAATTATTCCCGAACATATCGGTTATCTGGGAATCGAGTTACAAAAGGCATACAATTGTCTCAAAAATAATCAGCTTTATATTCAAGACCAGTAGATAAGTGGGAAGTAGGAAGTGGGAGCATCTCAATAATATTATTGTAGGGGCGAATTGCATTCGCCCTCTTTTAATAACTTCTGCTGCTCACCATAAGTGAGAGAAAATCACAAATACAAGATGCACCCAATCAGTGAACTGAAAACTCAAATCTGATAACTGATAACTGATAACTGATAACTGATAACTGATTACTGGTCCTTGTTTGCCGAACCAGCGCCGCGATATTTGAGAGATGAGGAGCGAATTGGGTTGGCCACCGTGGGATTATTGGTGATTTTAACCTCCGCACCGCGATATTTACCCCCTCGCTCCTTGACAGGAGCTTCGGCGACTGTTGGCTCCATATAGGTGGCCCCACGATACTTTTTCTCGCCGGCGGTTTCCGGAGTGGGGACGGGGACATTCTTCTGCTCTTCTCGTCCTTGCCATAAAAAGGTGACGACAATCACAACTGTCAAGAGAATTAATAGCTGAATCTGCCAAGGAGCTAAAACCAGACTCAACACTAAACTGATTACCGTGGCGGCACTGGCGAGATAAGCGATCTCATCGCTGGACTTCTGCCAGAAATAGGCAGCCAAGGCAGCGGTGAACAGTGGTAACAAAAACAAATAGGACATTCTGGGTACACCTTGTCACGCTAGTGAACCAATCTCTCTATTATTACCTCCCTTGCTTCGATCGGCGAAAAATATTAACTCAGCTTATAGCTCATATAAGTTTTATTTTGTCAATTCTTCTTTACAATTCGTAAAAATATTGTTACATTTATTTACATGAACTAAAAGTTAAAGCAAAACAGCCAAGACAGCAAGCCAGTTAAGATTGTTTCGGGGAGTATCGGACAGAATATGATTCCTTGAGTCCGAGACAACGGTAAAAAACTTGGCCTACTAGCTTAAAAAAGTTTTCGGGGTTTGGGTTTACCCCATTGACAGATTTGCTTGAGTTCTCCTACATAACTTAGCGCTACCTCGGCTGGACACCGAGGTTTTTTATTTAGTTACAACGTTTTCGACTAAGTAAAACGTAGGCTCTCTTCTTCTTTGTGTGATAAGTTTAGATTATCTAGAAGCGATCAATCTTTGTGTCCTTTGTGTCTTTGTGGTTCGTTCCAGTTGGTCTCGCGTAGCGAGCGCGTTGCGACCGCCAGCAG
This portion of the Microcystis aeruginosa NIES-2549 genome encodes:
- a CDS encoding DUF4278 domain-containing protein, encoding MSYLFLLPLFTAALAAYFWQKSSDEIAYLASAATVISLVLSLVLAPWQIQLLILLTVVIVVTFLWQGREEQKNVPVPTPETAGEKKYRGATYMEPTVAEAPVKERGGKYRGAEVKITNNPTVANPIRSSSLKYRGAGSANKDQ
- a CDS encoding thymidylate synthase, whose product is MLSIETTPKFIYQPHYKPNQLICGHGQTAIITGWTVKQSLAKHLNPDQYAVIGNLYSPTRGINPLLRNLIANPHVRYLVILNATKEDKNSGSCQCLLDFFSQGFQLGKSDTGRECWLINSSITGYIDKEIDRETLEKLRQSIQYQPVKSIQEAIETVKNYAEQSPLPTWGEPLIFPLLENLPSLLPGTRYGHRIEGKTIAETWVKILQKIKTTGTIRPTGYDGKWQELIDLMAVVTDEPPDFYFPEPNYLPIDRAFLTEYIGQILDDSPIHQGVKYTYGQRLRSWFGRDQIAQVINKLISEIDAASAVMSLWDVKDHEKGGSPCLNHIWVRVVENELSLTAIFRSNDMFAAWPANAMGLRALQQHIRDEISKRSDYNLSMGPLITISQSAHIYDDTWENVERLIATQYDKIVNQRDFFDPSGNFLISVEKEQILVQQTTPGSGEVVACYQSKNPLKLIREIAATNPAIIPEHIGYLGIELQKAYNCLKNNQLYIQDQ